The DNA sequence GAAGAGAAATGGCAAAATTACTTGGTCAAGAAGATAATAATTTTGTCAAACTGGAAGTTATACCCGACTCTAAATATTTATTACCAGATCCGATCGGAACACTACAAGCGGCGGAGCAGTTAGTTAAAGAGGGTTTTGCGGTGTTACCCTATATTAATGCAGATCCTTTACTATGCAAACGTTTAGAAGAAGTCGGATGTGTTACAGTTATGCCATTGGGTTCTCCCATTGGTTCAGGGCAGGGTATTAAAAATTTAGAAAATATCAAAATTATTATTGAGCAGTCTAATGTTCCTGTTGTGATTGATGCGGGGATTGGCACTCCTAGCGAAGCCTGTTTAGGTATGGAAATTGGTGCAGATGCTTTATTAATCAACAGTGCGATCGCACTTGCTCAAAATCCCGTGAAAATGGCAAAAGCTATGGGATTAGCTACCCAAGCAGGTAGAATGGCTTATCAAGCAGGACGTATTCCGATTAAAACTCATGCTAATGCTAGTTCTCCTTTAACTGGAGTTATTAAATAGGGCAAAGTTAAAAGGGGAAAGGGTAAACCCCCCTTTATCCCCCCTCGAGAGGGGGGAGGGCAAAGGTAGATAGTTGATAATTAAGAATTAAAAACCCCTAACTCTTGTACTGGCGAATAGCCATTCGCCCCTAACTAACTCCAAACTCTCTCTTCTGTCATCTCCCTATCCTCCCAATACCCCAACACCCTAAAACCTAACTAAATCAAACATTTCTGCTGAACAACAGAGGTAAATTAATGATGATACCCGGTTGCTTCTTGGGCAGTTAAAGGTTTAGAAATGGGATGTTTTTCAAAATAATCAAGACAACGCTTCATATCTTCAACTAATAAAGATGCTAAGTCTCGACTGACACCATGGCGAACTAAAATACGTTGAATAACCATATGTTGGCAATTAGCAGGTAAGGAATAAGCAGGAACTTGCCAACCACGAGAACGGAGGCGATCGGCAAAATCATAAAGGGTATAGCCTTTTGTGTCATAATTATCTTTGATTTTCCAACTTATGGCTGGAATCCCTGATTTTTCATCACCATTATATAGAATCTCGAAAGGCTCTATTTTTGCTATTTCTTCAGCTAAATATTGGGCAGTTTCATAACAGGCCATTTGAATTTTGCGGTAGCCTTCTTTTCCCAGACGCAAAAAATTATAGTATTGACAAATTATTTGACCCCCAGGACGAGAAAAATTGAGAGCGAATACCGACATTTCTCCGCCTAGATAATTGACTTTGAAAATTAGTTCTTCGGGTAAGTCTTCTTTATCACGCCAAATAATCCAACCACATCCCAGAGGTGCTAAACCAAATTTATGTCCAGAGCTATTGATGGATTTAACACGAGGTAGGCGAAAATCCCATTCTAATTCTGGAACACAAAAGGGAGCAAGAAAAGCACCACTAGCCCCGTCCACATGAATTGGTATATCCCAACCTTTTTCCTCTTGTAGTTTATCTAAAGCATCACTAACCGCTTTTACTGGTTCATAGCCACAGGTGAACGTTACTCCAAGGGTTGGCACAACACCGATGGTATTTTCATCACAACGCTTAATCACTTCTTCAGGAGTCATTAATAAACGGTTTTCTTCCATCGGAATTTCTCGCAACTCTATATCCCAATAACGGGCGAATTTATGCCAACATATTTGCACAGGTCCACAAATTAAATTAGGTTTGTCTGTTGGTTTGCCTAGGGCTTCCATTTTTTTGCGCCAACGCCATTTCATCGCTAATCCGCCAAGCATTGCCGCTTCGCTAGAGCCAGTGGTAGAACATCCCATGGTATTTACCGCATCAGGGGAATTCCAAAGGTCTGCTAACATATGAACACAACGAGATTCTAGTTCTGCTGTTTGGGGATACTCGTCTTTATCTACCATATTTTTATCTATGCACTCATCCATGAGTTTATGAACTTCTGGTTCGAGCCAAGTTTGACAAAATGTAGCTAAATTCTGACGAGCGTTACCATCAAGCATTAATTCATCGTGAATCAATTGATAAACATGGCGGGGTTCGTTTTCTTTGTCAGGAAACCGATACTTCGGCATCGCTTTAGATAAATCGACTGATGCGTAAATATCATCGTTGATATATTCACGAATAAAATCTTTTTCTGAAAGTGCCATAACTAAAATTTATTGAATCCTCAACATCAGGTTAGCTGACAAATTGATGATTTCAACAAAAAATATCCTTGATTAATTTAAACTTAGTTTAGGTGGGAGAACTAACCGAAGCGATGACAAAGGGTTGCACAATCAAGGTTTTAAATTTTATTTCTGGTTCTTCATTCCAGTTACTCAATTCTTCTGAAGAGGGTTTTTTTATTAACTGCTCACTAATCCAATTTTGTACTAAGAAAGTATCATCAAGTGCGATCGCACATCCTACTTCAATAAGATCTAGTTGAGGGTGTACAATAATAAGAGCATCTCTTTGAGCGTGGGGTATTAAATCTTTCCAATCAACTTCTGCTAACTGTTCTTTTAATTGTGCTTTAAAATCTGACATGAATCAATAATTACTTAATATCACTTTTGGTTATTGTACCAGTGATTGATAATCGGAAAAATAGACTATTTAGAAATAATTATGCTTAATAATCAACAATTTTTAACTCAAGAAGAATCTTTAGCGGTGGAGGCAAGTCTATTAACTTCGGAAGAAAAATTTTTAACTCGATTGACAATTTCTTCCTTGAGAGTTTTACAGTTAATAGCTCAAGATTTAGGTGTTTCAGTAGATTCTTTAAGTAGTGAACAAATTATTGCTTGGATGGAAAAAGATAGCAAAGTTAGACGAGAACAAGGAATAGATAAAGCTATTTTAAAATGGTAAAGATGTTTCACAACTAATATAGTATTACCATATCGAACTTTTTTAGTTCTTCTGCTGAAAAAAGTTTAATTATTTTTGATCAATATTTCCCTATTTTTGACTTGAGCAATTTTATTTTTAATTAAAGTAGAAGTAGCAGTGAGGTTAGGGGATTCAATTAACTTAACAACCGCTTCTATCTGCTCAAAATTAGGCATCTTTTGCAAGTTTTGGGCTAAAAAATCCTTAACAATTCTTCTTTGGAAATTAAGACTAATTTTTCTGAGTTCTTCACATTTTAAGCTGTTATTTTCTGGATTATAAACTTGTTCATAAAGTCTGGCTGTTTCCCGTTTTAAATAGGTTAAATCTGCCCTAAGAATTTCGGCAGTTTGGGTTAAATGTTTTTCTATTTGAGGATTAAATTCTGTTTGTAAGTAAGGCATTAAATCTAAACGAATGCGATTACGAGCAAATTTACGCTCTTGATTATATTTATCTTCCCATACTGGTAACTGCCACTTATGACAAAATTGCCCTGTTTCTTGCCTTGTAAAATCGAGCAAAGGGCGTACAAGGGTTAAATTATCATTTATTTTTCTCCTCCAATTCAACGCAGTTAACCCTTCTATTCCTGCTCCTCTCATTAAATTATAGATAAATGTTTCGGCGCGATCGCTTCTTGTGTGTCCTGTTAAAAGATAATTAAAATCATACTCATTAGCAATATTAATCAAGGCTTCATAACGATATTTTCTTGCCTCTCCTTCCCTTTCCCTAATTTTTTCTTGGGCTCGAGATAGATAAAAATTAACCCCCCAATCATCACATATCTTAGCAATATGAGAACTTAAACCTCGATCGCATTCCCATTGATGATCAAAATGTGCGATCGCAATTTTCCAAGACCATTTAGACTGTAAATCTAAGCACAAACGAGCTAAACAGAGAGAATCCTGGCCACCAGAAACAGCAATCAAAATTCTGCTCGATTTAGGCAATAAGTCTCTATCTTTTAATAACTTATGCAACCTAGCATGATTTAAAGTCCAAACAGATTCACCCATAAATACAGATTGAATAAAATCTTGATTATGATTAACCAGATATAAGATTAAGTTTCTTTTGTTTAAGAACAGTATATTTAGCGATTGCTTCAAAATCTCTATCACAATGATATAAGATAAAATTACTCTCCATAGCCATAACTGCGATGGCACAGTCAATATTACTGCGAATAGTAACTCCCTTACGGCGAAGCTCAAAATATAACCTAGCACAATTATCCCAAATGGAAGAATAATCAGGTTCAAGATAATTTTGTCTTGTTAGATAAGAACTTATTTTTATCCACTCAATCTCGTCTTTGCATCCTTGTAAAAGTTCCATTCTGGCAAAAATAGGAAGGAAATAATTTCTTCCATCAATCATCTTTTTGAGTTGTGCTGACTTAATCTTGGACTTATCCCGTAACACTTCAATCCAAATTGACGTATCAATCAATAACATAACGATTTGTTCTTACCATATTAGTGCCAAAACCATCGATAAATTCAATCTCCCCCGCCAATTCTAAAAGGTCTTTTTGAGTGTGATTTTTGACTAATTCAGCTAAAGCAAAATTCACTAATTCTTTTTTGGTTCTCAATCCTGTGATAGCAAAGCCTTTTTTTACAAGTTTTTCATCCAGATCAATATTTGTTTTCATAATAGCAAACAATCAACACAATATACAATATTATAAACACTATGTACAAAGTTAGCTGAATTCCCAACACCCTTAACACTCTAACACCCTAACTTCAAACTCCGAACTATTCAATAATTATCATTGTCTGATTGACCATTAACCAATAAACTTTCTAATAAAAGCTATTTGATAGAAAAATTTTATGAAAAGAGTACTAAGCATCATCTTAGGCGGAGGCGCAGGTACAAGACTTTACCCCCTCACCAAACTACGGGCAAAACCAGCCGTGCCTTTAGCGGGGAAATATCGTTTAATAGACATTCCTATTAGCAACTGTATCAACTCAGAGATATTAAAAATCTACGTTTTAACCCAATTTAACTCTGCTTCCTTAAACCGTCACATTAGCAAAGCCTATAACTTTTCAGGCTTCAGTGATGGATTTGTAGAAGTATTAGCCGCCCAACAAACCAAAGAAAATCCTGATTGGTTTCAGGGTACAGCAGATGCAGTACGTCAATACTTATGGCTATTTGAAGAATGGGATGTAGATGAATATATTATCTTATCAGGAGATCATCTCTATCGCATGGATTATAGTAAATTTGTGCAACATCACCGTGACACTAATGCCGATATTACTATATCCGTTGTACCCATTGACGAACAAAGAGCCTCAGCTTTCGGTTTAATGAAAATCGATGATAGTGGCAGAATTATCAGCTTCAGTGAAAAACCAGAAGGAGAAGCCCTCAAACAGATGGCTGTAGATACCTCTATTTTAGGTTTAAATCCTGAACAAGCTAAAGAAAAACCCTATATTGCTTCAATGGGTATTTATGTCTTCAAAAAAGAAGTATTAGAAAAACTACTAAGACAAAATCCCAATCAAACAGACTTCGGAAAAGAAGTTATCCCCTTTGCCGCAAAAGATCATCGCATTCAGGCATACTTATATAAAGGTTATTGGGAAGATATTGGAACTATTGAGGCTTTCTATGACGCAAATTTAGCTCTAACCAATCAACCTCAACCTGATTTCAGTTTCTACGACGAAAAAGCACCTATTTATACTCGTTCTCGTTATTTGCCTCCCACCAAACTCTTAAATTCTAATGTAACCCAATCCATTATCGGCGAGGGTTGCATCATCAAAGAATGTCGTATTAATCACTGTGTATTAGGAGTTCGTACTCGCATAGAAAACAACTGCATTGTCGAAGATACTTTAGTAATGGGTGCTGATTTCTACGAGCCTTTTAGTGCCAGAAAAAGCAAAATTGAACAAGGTAGCGTTCCAGTTGGAATTGGAGCAAACTCCACCATAAGAAGAGCTATTATCGACAAAAATGCACGAATAGGTCAAAACGTTATCATCACAAATAAAGACAGAGTGGAAGAAGCTAATCGAGAAGATGAAGGTTTCTTAATCCGTAATGGCATTATCGTCATTATCAAAAATGCTGTTATTCCTGATAACACAGTTATTTAGAGAATTTATCGTAAAGGTTTAGGGTGTTGGGGTGTAAGGTTGTTGGGAGATTAGGGGATTGGGGTATTAGAGAGAAGTTAATTATACACTTTTGCCCTCACCCCTCGAAAGGGGGGATAAAGGAAAGGGGGTTTACCTCTTGCCTACCCTAACCTACAATTTTGGATTAAACTTAGATTAACTCCAATCTTCTCTGTCTTCATCCCCTTTCACTTTTTTGCGATAGATAGATCTATCTTGATGCAACTTCCTTGATTCTGCAAATAATTCATCTTCCGTCATTTCCCATTGTTGTAAGATGGAGTCCAAGTCAAATTGAATATCTCTAGCACCGGGAAAATTTTGGTAGCGTATTTTTAGCCTTGCCACTTCCGCTAAATTATAGTCATTTTTCCCCTCAACAAATATTTGTTTAACTATTTCTCTATCTATGTGTCCTAAAGGATGTTTTTGATCTATTGCCATGATGTTATAAAAATTATTTTTATCATTTATTGCCCTTAATCCAAAGTATTATAGTAAAAAGTCATATTGAAGATGAAACAAAGTAGATGTTTACTGGATTAGTACAAGGGATTGGACAAATCAGAAATTTAGGAAATGATTTATATCAGATAGATATTGACTCTCAAGCCCAACATCTTATTTGTCATGATTTGGAAATAGGAGATAGTGTTGCTGTTGATGGTATTTGTTTAACAGTAGAAAAGATTTTGCAAGGAGGCTTTACCGCTACTGCTTCCCCTGAAACTCTGCAACGTACAACATTGGGAAAAAGTACTATTAAACAGAAAAAAGTTAATCTCGAAACTTCGCTCAGAGTGGGTAGTAAGATTGGGGGACATTTTGTGAGTGGTCATGTAGATGGAATTGGTTGTTTAATAGAGTCAGTAAATAAACAGCAGTCGTGGGAAATGACTTTTTCTTTCCCCTCTGAGCTAAAAAGGCAATGGCAAGAATATATTGCTCCTTATATTGTTTCTAAGGCTAGTATTGCCGTTAATGGGGTTAGTTTAACTATTGCAAGGTGTGATAGTCAATCTGGGGAATGGTTTACTGTTGCGGTTATTCCTCACACTTATGCTCAAACTAATTTATCTTTATTACAAGCGGGAGATTGGGTTAATTTAGAGAGTGATATTTTGGGTAAATATGTGGACAGATTAATTAGTCATCGTCTCGGAAAATCTATTCAAGAAGATATTAGCTTAGATTTTTTGGCAACTCACGGTTATCTATAAAATCGCCTCAGTTTGACCCCAGGTCGATATAAAATTGTCGGTTAAGGTAGGCAAAGAAAAACCCCTCTGTATCTCCCCTTAAAAGGCAGGACTGTTTCAAAGTAGAAATACAAAAACGCTAAAACTATTGCCAGTAAAAGAATATAGGATTTTAGAGCTTTGAGGATTAAGAAGTAGTTAAAAATGTTTAGATTATCAATTTATAACCATAAACCATTAAAAACTATTGCAAGAGTGCCTATTCCCCATTCCCTGCCCTTAAAAGGGGAGAAGGGCAAAAGGCAATAGTACTAATAATTGATTGACATAAACTACCTTGTTTAAAGCTATTTGATTTAGCTAAGTAAGGCTTTAGTTTCAGACTCTCCAGCTTTATTCAACATTTTTTTAAGCTGATAATTAAAACCAATAATTACCACAATCTGAGTTAAGAAACTAACTAACAAGGGTAAAAATGAAACCTCTGCTACTGCTACTGCGGGGAAAGGAGAAAATAGCCAAAAATTAGCCAATCCAGAACTACCTGTAATAATAACACTCCAAAATGGAGCAATAATTAAGGTACTGACTACAGTGGTAGCAATGAGATTTCTTTTTTTGGTTTTTAATAATAATAATAGTTGATAAATCGTAGCGTAAATTACCATCATCAGTGCCCCAAGAATTAATCCTGTGAGCATCAATACCTTATCTTCACCCCATGAAAAAATTACAATAGCAGGGGTTACATATAAGTTTATCAGTAAAATATTAAGTGCGATCGCACCTATAGCAGGACTTTTCTCTCCTAATAATAAATCTTTAGCTAAATGTCGATGGTTAAAATTTTCGTACCGAAAACGACTCCAATCAAGTAAAGTTTGTCGTTGAGGAGTTAAAGCAAGAGTTATCAATAAAAGATAAAAGAAATTAACAATCAGAAAAACGATTAACTTATCCTTAAAATCAGAACCTGAAAGACTATTTTCTTGTAACGTAAAACCAAGGTTGAAGACAATAAAACAAGCGGAAATTAAATAACTATGATATTTGGAAATCGCTACCTCATGGGGATTATGAAAACGACGTTTAACACCCTTCCATAACCAGAAAGTCCAAACACCATAATTGGCGATAATTAAAGCAAAACCACTCCAACTATTTTGCCACCAAAAATTACCATACCAATTAAGATTACTTAATCCTTCTGCAGATAAATAGCCAATGGTATTAGGAGAAAGAAAAGTTGCTTTAACTAAATAGACTAGAAACATTCCGGGATAAAAAAGTGCAAACCAATCAAAAGACGTTGCACTCCAGCGATAAGCCTCTAAAGAAACCCCCATATTGGTTAAACAGAAAAAGAAAATAGCTAAACTACCTAGCCATGCCTGAAAACCACCTAAACCATTAGAAACTAAACTAAACAATAAACTAGCTGTATAGAAGAATAAACAACTAGCCCCTAACACTAGATAAAAACCGAAAATTAAAATAGGGGGGATATTTGCTTTCAAACCTGTGAAAAAATGTAAAGGAAGAGCTAAAGCACCAAAGAGATAGACTAATATAGGTACACCAAGCATTTTTCCCGCCAGAATAGTCATGGCAGATTGAGGAGTTAGACGGAGAAAATTAAGAGTATTTCGAGTATTTTCTTTACAAATATCGTCAATTAACATATAACTACCAACTACCAAGAGAATAAAAATACCCATAATGCTCATGGTAGTAAATACATCTAACCACCATAATTCTTTCAGAGTCATAATATTGCCTAATAAATCTTCTTGGCACACTCCAAAATGAGAATAAGAATCGGCAGGAGTAGCAGTGCAATAACGGTTACTATATCGATGTTTTACCGTAGGTAATAAATTATTGAAGTAAAGATATAGTAATATTTGACCAATAATTGATGCTAAAGAAACGATGGCAACATTTTTGGGTTTCAACTTACCTTTCACTTCTCTAAACAATTGGGGGTTTCTCGCACCTATAGAATCAACAACATGGGGATAAAATTGCCTGAACATACTCCCTATCTCTCCTTATTTATTTACTCAATGAATTATTCTTTTCTCATAATAACGTTAGTTATGGTTGTTAAGTTCCTAAATTTCAAGTCAAAAAGTCAAAGGGCAAGGATAACGGGCAAAAGGCAAAAATGCTTAATTCACTTCTCTCTAATACCCTAATACCCTAAGCCCCTACTTACTTCTCTCACCTAATCACCTATCTCGACTCAAAGTTAGACAAGAGGCCCTAAACCAACTTTAGGAGCATAGACAGCTCGATCGCCCAATTCATGTTCAATGCGCAATAATCTATTATATTTAGCCACTCTCTCGCTACGACACAAAGAACCAGTTTTAATCTGCCCTGCACGAGTAGCTACCGCCAAATCAGCAATAGTAGTATCTTCTGTTTCTCCAGAACGATGACTAATTACAGAAGTATATCCCTTACGGGTCGCTAAATCTATAGTGAGTAAAGTTTCAGTTAAAGTACCAATTTGATTTAATTTGATTAAGATGGAATTGGCAACTCCTAAATCGATACCTTTTTGTAAGCGGGTGGGGTTAGTTACGAATAAGTCATCTCCCACTAATTGAATTTTTGAACCTAATTTTTCAGTCAAAATTTTCCAGTTATCCCAGTCTTCTTCTTGTAAACCGTCTTCAATGGAAATAATTGGATATTTACTTACTAATTCTTCTAAATATGAGATAAACTCACTGGGAGAATGGGCAGAACCATCATAGACATATTGTCCATCCTTGTAAAATTCACTAGCCGCTACATCCATCGCTAAAGCTACATCCGTGCCGGGTTTGTAACCAGCAGATTCGATCGCAGCTACTAATAAATCGAGAGCTTCTTGGTTAGAAGCCAAATTAGG is a window from the Cyanobacterium sp. Dongsha4 genome containing:
- a CDS encoding DUF3288 family protein produces the protein MAIDQKHPLGHIDREIVKQIFVEGKNDYNLAEVARLKIRYQNFPGARDIQFDLDSILQQWEMTEDELFAESRKLHQDRSIYRKKVKGDEDREDWS
- a CDS encoding glutamate decarboxylase, yielding MALSEKDFIREYINDDIYASVDLSKAMPKYRFPDKENEPRHVYQLIHDELMLDGNARQNLATFCQTWLEPEVHKLMDECIDKNMVDKDEYPQTAELESRCVHMLADLWNSPDAVNTMGCSTTGSSEAAMLGGLAMKWRWRKKMEALGKPTDKPNLICGPVQICWHKFARYWDIELREIPMEENRLLMTPEEVIKRCDENTIGVVPTLGVTFTCGYEPVKAVSDALDKLQEEKGWDIPIHVDGASGAFLAPFCVPELEWDFRLPRVKSINSSGHKFGLAPLGCGWIIWRDKEDLPEELIFKVNYLGGEMSVFALNFSRPGGQIICQYYNFLRLGKEGYRKIQMACYETAQYLAEEIAKIEPFEILYNGDEKSGIPAISWKIKDNYDTKGYTLYDFADRLRSRGWQVPAYSLPANCQHMVIQRILVRHGVSRDLASLLVEDMKRCLDYFEKHPISKPLTAQEATGYHH
- the tilS gene encoding tRNA lysidine(34) synthetase TilS, giving the protein MGESVWTLNHARLHKLLKDRDLLPKSSRILIAVSGGQDSLCLARLCLDLQSKWSWKIAIAHFDHQWECDRGLSSHIAKICDDWGVNFYLSRAQEKIREREGEARKYRYEALINIANEYDFNYLLTGHTRSDRAETFIYNLMRGAGIEGLTALNWRRKINDNLTLVRPLLDFTRQETGQFCHKWQLPVWEDKYNQERKFARNRIRLDLMPYLQTEFNPQIEKHLTQTAEILRADLTYLKRETARLYEQVYNPENNSLKCEELRKISLNFQRRIVKDFLAQNLQKMPNFEQIEAVVKLIESPNLTATSTLIKNKIAQVKNREILIKNN
- the vapC gene encoding type II toxin-antitoxin system VapC family toxin — encoded protein: MLLIDTSIWIEVLRDKSKIKSAQLKKMIDGRNYFLPIFARMELLQGCKDEIEWIKISSYLTRQNYLEPDYSSIWDNCARLYFELRRKGVTIRSNIDCAIAVMAMESNFILYHCDRDFEAIAKYTVLKQKKLNLISG
- a CDS encoding DUF2288 domain-containing protein, with the protein product MSDFKAQLKEQLAEVDWKDLIPHAQRDALIIVHPQLDLIEVGCAIALDDTFLVQNWISEQLIKKPSSEELSNWNEEPEIKFKTLIVQPFVIASVSSPT
- the eno gene encoding phosphopyruvate hydratase translates to MLEQESMLIEDIIAREILDSRGKPTVEAEVRLESGAVGIAQVPSGASTGTFEAHELRDGDSRRYEGKGVLKAVDNIIEKITPVLLSLDAFDQVAVDTAMIDRDGSTNKKNLGANAILAVSLANAKAAAAELGIPLYRYLGGPLANVLPVPMMNVLNGGSHANNNVDFQEFMIMPVGAESFSEALRWGAEIFGCLSKVLKEKNLLTGVGDEGGYAPNLASNQEALDLLVAAIESAGYKPGTDVALAMDVAASEFYKDGQYVYDGSAHSPSEFISYLEELVSKYPIISIEDGLQEEDWDNWKILTEKLGSKIQLVGDDLFVTNPTRLQKGIDLGVANSILIKLNQIGTLTETLLTIDLATRKGYTSVISHRSGETEDTTIADLAVATRAGQIKTGSLCRSERVAKYNRLLRIEHELGDRAVYAPKVGLGPLV
- a CDS encoding ABC transporter permease, which encodes MFRQFYPHVVDSIGARNPQLFREVKGKLKPKNVAIVSLASIIGQILLYLYFNNLLPTVKHRYSNRYCTATPADSYSHFGVCQEDLLGNIMTLKELWWLDVFTTMSIMGIFILLVVGSYMLIDDICKENTRNTLNFLRLTPQSAMTILAGKMLGVPILVYLFGALALPLHFFTGLKANIPPILIFGFYLVLGASCLFFYTASLLFSLVSNGLGGFQAWLGSLAIFFFCLTNMGVSLEAYRWSATSFDWFALFYPGMFLVYLVKATFLSPNTIGYLSAEGLSNLNWYGNFWWQNSWSGFALIIANYGVWTFWLWKGVKRRFHNPHEVAISKYHSYLISACFIVFNLGFTLQENSLSGSDFKDKLIVFLIVNFFYLLLITLALTPQRQTLLDWSRFRYENFNHRHLAKDLLLGEKSPAIGAIALNILLINLYVTPAIVIFSWGEDKVLMLTGLILGALMMVIYATIYQLLLLLKTKKRNLIATTVVSTLIIAPFWSVIITGSSGLANFWLFSPFPAVAVAEVSFLPLLVSFLTQIVVIIGFNYQLKKMLNKAGESETKALLS
- a CDS encoding type II toxin-antitoxin system VapB family antitoxin, whose protein sequence is MKTNIDLDEKLVKKGFAITGLRTKKELVNFALAELVKNHTQKDLLELAGEIEFIDGFGTNMVRTNRYVID
- a CDS encoding riboflavin synthase; the encoded protein is MFTGLVQGIGQIRNLGNDLYQIDIDSQAQHLICHDLEIGDSVAVDGICLTVEKILQGGFTATASPETLQRTTLGKSTIKQKKVNLETSLRVGSKIGGHFVSGHVDGIGCLIESVNKQQSWEMTFSFPSELKRQWQEYIAPYIVSKASIAVNGVSLTIARCDSQSGEWFTVAVIPHTYAQTNLSLLQAGDWVNLESDILGKYVDRLISHRLGKSIQEDISLDFLATHGYL
- a CDS encoding glucose-1-phosphate adenylyltransferase, with translation MKRVLSIILGGGAGTRLYPLTKLRAKPAVPLAGKYRLIDIPISNCINSEILKIYVLTQFNSASLNRHISKAYNFSGFSDGFVEVLAAQQTKENPDWFQGTADAVRQYLWLFEEWDVDEYIILSGDHLYRMDYSKFVQHHRDTNADITISVVPIDEQRASAFGLMKIDDSGRIISFSEKPEGEALKQMAVDTSILGLNPEQAKEKPYIASMGIYVFKKEVLEKLLRQNPNQTDFGKEVIPFAAKDHRIQAYLYKGYWEDIGTIEAFYDANLALTNQPQPDFSFYDEKAPIYTRSRYLPPTKLLNSNVTQSIIGEGCIIKECRINHCVLGVRTRIENNCIVEDTLVMGADFYEPFSARKSKIEQGSVPVGIGANSTIRRAIIDKNARIGQNVIITNKDRVEEANREDEGFLIRNGIIVIIKNAVIPDNTVI